GGTGCAGGCGGGAGGCTGAGCCTCGGGAAGACAAGACCGCGCGATGAATCGCGCCGCTACCCAGCCTATTTCAGCAACACCAGTTTGCGGATTTGGGATGAGGTAGCGGTGTGCAATTTGGCAAAGTAGATGCCGGAAGACAGAGCCGATGCATCGAAGCGATGCTGATGCTCTCCGGCAGTCAGCCGTCCCAAGTTTTGCTGATAGACACTGCGGCCTAACACGTCGAAGACCTCCAGCTTGACCTCGGAGGATGCAGGCAGCGTGAAGGATAGCGTGGTGGTGGGGTTGAAGGGATTGGGG
The sequence above is a segment of the bacterium genome. Coding sequences within it:
- a CDS encoding T9SS type A sorting domain-containing protein, which produces PNPFNPTTTLSFTLPASSEVKLEVFDVLGRSVYQQNLGRLTAGEHQHRFDASALSSGIYFAKLHTATSSQIRKLVLLK